A stretch of DNA from Longimicrobium sp.:
CTGCAAGTGCGAAGTGCGAAATCCTAAGTGCGAAGTGCGGTGATCCGGCCTCGATCCTCGCACTTCGCACTTCGCCCTGGGTTTTCACGTCATCCGCACGCCGGGGAGGCGCAGCGCCCAGGTGGTGCCGCCGGGGCCGTCGTGCTCCAGCTCCAGGCGCCCGCCCGCGCGCCGCGCCAGCGCCGCGGCCAGCTCGATCCCCAGCCCCGAGCCGTCGGAGGCGCCGTGGGCGGCCCGGTGGGCGGTGATGCCGGGGCCGGGGTCGCACACGCGCACCACCACGCCGCCGTGGTCGGCGTCCAGGCGCACCACCAGCGCGCCAGGGTCGGCGTAGCGCACGCCGTTGTCGACCAGGATGGCCACCATCTGCCGCAGCACCAGCGGGTCGGCGGCGGTGGCGGCGCGGGCCCCGGGCTCTTCTTCCAGGCGGAGCGTCTTCCCGGCGCGCCCGGCGGCGGGGGTGAAGGAGTCGAGCTCGGCCCGCAGCCCGGCGGCCAGCTCCGCTCCCCCCACCCCCGCCACGCGCCCCCCGGCCTCGGCCTGGGCGCGCGCCACCTCCAGCACCACCTCGATGGCGCGCAGGCTCCGGCGCACCCGGTCGGCCGTGTCGCCCACCAGCACGGGGTCGGGAGTCTCGCCGCGCTCGGCCGCGCCGCGCACGTAGTCCATGGCCTGCGCCGAGAGCACCAGCGGCGCGCGGAGGTCGTGCGCCAGCAGCGACATCAGCAGGCGGTTCAGGTCGCGCGCCGACTCGGCCTGCAGCCGGCCTCGCTGCAGCGCCAGCGCCAGGAAGGTGATGGCCGGGAGGGTGAGGAAGACGAAGACGCGGTTCGGGACCCACACGGCGGCGGGGGAGATGGGTCCGCGCCCCAGCACGGCCGCCACGGCGAAGCAGGCCATGGCGGCCCCCCCGGTGAGCACCACCCAGAGCGGGCGGTCGCTGGTGGAGGAGAGCGCGATCGGCACGCCCAGGAAGATGCCGACCACCACGCCGGCGGGCGTCAGCCAGTCCAGCGCGCTGATGAGCACCACCGCCGCCAGGCAGAGGAAGAAGATGGGGCGGACGCGCCGGCGCGGGCCGGGGGGAACGGGAACGGGCTCCATCGCTCGGTCGGGAGGTGAGTCCAGGCCGCCGCGGACGCGGGCGGCGGCGCTGCAGGAAAGGGGGGCGCCGCTCCGGCGTCCCGTCCGGACGGCCTGGGGCGAAGGACGGATCAGAGTCCGTAGCGGCGCCGCTTCTCCCACAGGGTCTTGCGGGAGATGCCGAGCCCGGCGGCCACCTCGGCCAGGTCGCGGCGGGTGCCCTCCAGGGTGGCGGCCAGGTAGGCGCGCTCCACCTCTTCCAGGGTGAGGCCCAGGTCCAGCGCCACGCGGTGCGACTCGGGAAGCGGCTCGCGCGCCTGGGCGGGGGGGTGGGCCACCAGGGGGCCGCCGCGGTGGAAGAGGAGCGCGCGCTCCACGGCGTTGCGCAGCTCGCGGGCGTTCCCCGGCCAGGGGTAGTCGAGCAGCGGGGCGCAGCCGGCCCGGGTGAGCTCGGGGACGGGGCGGCCGAGCTCGGCGGCGAGCTCGCGGGCGAAGCGCATGGCCAGCTCCACGATCACCTCGGGCATCTCGCGCAAGGGCGGCATCCGCACGCGGGCCACGTCGAGCCGGTAGAGGAGGTCGCGGCGGAAGGCGCCCTCGCGCACCCGCTGGTCGAGGTCGGCGTTGGTGGC
This window harbors:
- a CDS encoding HAMP domain-containing sensor histidine kinase, with translation MEPVPVPPGPRRRVRPIFFLCLAAVVLISALDWLTPAGVVVGIFLGVPIALSSTSDRPLWVVLTGGAAMACFAVAAVLGRGPISPAAVWVPNRVFVFLTLPAITFLALALQRGRLQAESARDLNRLLMSLLAHDLRAPLVLSAQAMDYVRGAAERGETPDPVLVGDTADRVRRSLRAIEVVLEVARAQAEAGGRVAGVGGAELAAGLRAELDSFTPAAGRAGKTLRLEEEPGARAATAADPLVLRQMVAILVDNGVRYADPGALVVRLDADHGGVVVRVCDPGPGITAHRAAHGASDGSGLGIELAAALARRAGGRLELEHDGPGGTTWALRLPGVRMT